tttgttattcataGGTGAAATGTAGAAGgacaagaagaggaaaaaaaataacaagtgtTACTAGAGGTTTATAGCTGATAGATAGGGAATAGTGACAAACTGATGGAGAGAGTGGAACAGTTGATGTGTAAGAAAGCATCTCATGACCGCTTGGTCCCAACAATCGTTGAGCAGAGTTAAGACACAATTAATGTCACAACGACAACTGTTAAGCGATTAAGGTTTacattaatgatcattaagaggtaaattaattggttagattcttataaactctataaataagGGTTTAATGTTGAGGTAAACTCACTTTTACTCATTATATACTAAAGGCCTACAGAGAAAAATTCTGACTTGAGAGAGATCACTTCCCTATACCAATCAgtcattcaaaacaaagaacaagGAAGACCTTCGACAAAGACAAAAACTCTTCATATAATTATCTTCgtcctattttaaaaaaaataacaagtaatcaactttgaaattgtattaatatcaatttaatagaAGAAACcatattaaattcttttaaataaaatgtgaactaaattggaaaaaaagttaaaaaattacattcttataaaatatagaaaccAACCAAAATACTAATTAACCTAAAAGAAACTGTCTTTAGTAGGTCGGGATAAGGTaaactttattgaattttatttatgacaaaaaaaacaACGACTAAACTGTGGGAAACAACAAACGatcttaaaatgttttaaatttagttcAAACTTGTGTTAGAGTTTGTTCTTTGTTTAAACTAACAACTTATTCTttcaattaagttattttttgtaGTACTTTGGAACCATAAACTCCACCAGAATTGTAACCAATGTCCTGATAATGTTAAATCAGAGTAACAATGATAACTGTTGAATTGTAGATGGATTTCTGAAATGAAGATATATTAACGAACTTGAACCGTAtattcttttgctttaaattaagGCATTCTTCATATGTttccaattttgttttgttttttccgAAAAAGTGAACCACATAGAGTTTAAGAGTAAGGTGAAACTATTGTTAAAGTTTCGACGTGTGGGGTTTGAAAGATGGGTTATCCATGTCTCGACGGTTCCATAATCCCAATCCCTTGCCTTCACAGCTCCAACGTTAGGTATGCCAATCCGTTGTCTAGTCTTACGCACCATTTTTGGATGCTAGCACAATTGCAAAATTTCTGTCATTTTAGCTTAGAATTTAAAGTTTTCTCAATTCAACAAAAGACGAACTTCGTTACAACTTTCATTTTGAGTCTCTGATCCAAACGTTTATTAGCACATTCATCAAATAACTAAGCAACAAATAATGCAATTTTATATGCCACATTTACTTTAAGGTTGTGTATATCGTGTGAAAGTATTAATTGATTCGTGTATAAAATAATGTGACTTCTACCATGTAAAGTacagttttcttttttgttttggtaGCAACCCAAATGAGAGCCAGAATAGCACCACATGTTCcagttttttatgttttttataccTCTGAGTTGTAAAATCGGCATTATTATTTAACGAATCTTGAAGTGAAAGTCGCACATGCTTATTCAGAAGGGGGAAATTCTAgttcagaaaaaaaagaagaagcaataATTGGATGTGCAATGACCTTATCTTCCTTGGAAGGGAGAAAATTATAAAGGAATCCACTCTTTCATAGCAGACTGGAAGGGCCATCTGTTCTGAAAATTTCCATGTTACGAGAACCAACGATTATATTTTATTGCTACAATTCTACATAACAAGGTACTATAAAGCTCTCTGTAATGTTgtgcatgaaaaaaataatgaaggcTATGTGGCAACCTGAGTTTGATAGCGAAGTAGGGGAAACAGTTATAGGGAAATGTTGCCACTTCATTACTCAGAAAAGAGATGACAGTTGGTGTCCTCTCGAAGTTTCATTGATGTTGAAGTGATGAGTGAAGTTGTTTTTTAAGAGAGTGGGAAATAGGCACATAGTCTTTCACACCAAATGgaagtaaaaaagaaagaaatataaaataaaagaagaaaaggtacTTTGCTTACTAAAATTGAAGGGGAGCTTCATTTTTGGCTTCAATAGCAAGATAAATCAAATATGTGCCCACCACCTTTGCTTATACCCCAAAGCACCCAACTACTACAACACTTAATTGTCACCAGAGAGAGAAATACAGTTTAATCAGTTTTCCTATTGCCACTCTTAAAGGCTTTTCATGCTTCTCCAACAAGAATTCGACATGAGGTTGGCCGTTGGCCTCACACCCCTAACTGAATTTAATCATGCTCTTCCTTACACTACTTATTCTTAAGCTCACAATGCATTCATCTCTGTGTgacaaataatttcatttctctGCAAACATTCACAACACTCACTGAACCTGTTATcctattttcatttcaaaatggTACTTCCCTCCCCTGCCAAAATACTCATTGGCCTCTCCTTAGACCCAGAGGACAGCAAGGAGCTTCTCTCATGGGCAGTAAGAGTTCTGGCCAATCCAAATGATACCATTGTGGCTGTGCATGTTCTTGGTTAGTCACTATTTTTCTACCCAAATCACTTCACCTTTTATCAGTTATTACTTATTCTTGCATTATCAAGTTATCACGTCTTCAATGCTGTTTTCATGAAATTCACTACACTTAAGATTCTAACATGAATGATGGACGATTTGTTGATACATTCATTCATATTGTGAATGTTTAGTGCTGTAATAGCCAGCAAACCTTTTAAATTTCAGTTACTGCGGATAAGAAGAAGCGAGTCTCCGTCAGAAAAAGGCAATCGCAACTTAGACAAGCAAAAGCATATGTTATATCTGTGCTTGGAGAATTTGCACAGACCTGTTGGTCTAAGCAGGTAATTCACCAGGATCAAATATCCTATTTTAAATGTCACTCTATCTTTAAAATCgatcaattttttaatgatcTTAAACAGCCATTAGAGTACAACATGTTCGTTAAGTCTAGAATCAAATGAATTATCATGAAAACATCATTATCAGGTTAATTTGGAGGCAAGGGTGGCACTCAACTCCACAGTTGGTGAAGGTTTAGTGGAGGAAACCAAGTCCATCAACGCTGACTTTCTTCTTATTCGTGGCTCAAGAAACCAAACTAATAAGTATGAACTGAATGATATAGTAGCAGTTGTCAATTTTCTTTATGAAAATCATGCAAGACAAACcaaattcatgttttttttttgttatttcttagAAATGGGAGTTCTAAAGGAATTGCCAGGTATTGCTTTGAGCATGCACATGAAGGGTGCACAATGGTATCTGTCGGAAGACGTGGTAAGGCAGATCAAAGTGTCAAACCAAATTCAACTCATTGTCAAGGTAATTCAGTTCTCagatataatttaacaaaatacaaattacAATGGATGACAAGTCTCTTAAATATGGTAACTTGTATCTTTTCACTAGTAGATAACAGACAACCAAATTCAAGACGGTTTAAGAAGGAAAAGCAATGTGATAAGGGTGTCTCCCCTGTTCTGGAGGATTATATATCAGGAATCAAGGCTCAGAACCGTTCACCAAGAACAGTACTAAATGGTCTAGAGGGACAATCAAACAGCACAGAAGATGATACCTTTAGCACTAGGGTCTCAAGCACCACTTATACCCCATCCTTGGATTCTAAGATTAAGAGCCGATCCAAGATTAAACCACAGTTCTCATTTAGGTTCATAGTCTCATTCCTTGCTTCACCATTTAGAAGGaaaaactttaacttttatAGAAGTGAAAAGCGTCAGCCTTTGTTGAAGTGCTTCAGCTATGAACAAATATCCAATGCTACCAACGACTTCCACCAAGGTATGTTATTGTGGACTattgatttctttcaaaatcatttttggACAATCTTATATGCTACTGGGAGcctagttaaataaataaacaatagaGAAAAATGATGGTAggatagataaaataaataataggtgTTGAtgggaatttttttttcctttttccttaaTGAAAACAACAGATAATTTGGTTGGACGAGGTGGGTATTCGGAAGTATACAAAGGTGATCTTTCAGATGGACGAACCATTGCTGTGAAGAGGTTGGCCAAGGACAACAAGGATCCTAACAAGGAAAAGGAGTTCCTTATGGAATTGGGTGTTATTGGACATGTCTGTCATCCTAATACTGCAACTTTAGTGGGCTGCTGCATTGAAAATGGGCTATATCTGATTTTCAATTACTCTCAAAATGGAAATTTGGCTACTTCATTGCATGGTAAAAAAGAACCTCGTATTCCAGAGTTccgttttattttttaagcaaGAATTGCTTGTTATGTCATTTGAGATTAAATGCATTGGAATCATTATCAGGCAAAGGAGGAGATTCACTTGACTGGCCAATCAGGTACAAAATTGCCATTGGTGTTGCAAGGGGTCTCCATTATCTTCATAAATGTTGCAAACACCGGATAATTCACCGTGACATTAAAGCCTCTAATGTTCTTCTTGGTCCTGACTATGAACCACAGGTAGAATAGAAATATAATCAAATACAAACATTTTGGAACCGGATAAACAACATTGTTTTCTCGTGGTTCGAATCAATCaacttacattttaaaattttcattctctaTTTAGATTGCTGATTTTGGGCTTGCAAAGTGGCTTCCTAACAAGTGGACTCACCATGCTGTAATCCCCGTAGAGGGCACATTTGGATACTTAGCGCCAGAGTACTTTATGCATGGAATCGTGGATGAGAAAACAGATGTTTTTGCATTTGGAATTCTACTTTTGGAGATTGTAACTGGACGGAGACCTGTTGATTCATCAAAACAGAACCTTCTCTTATGGGTAATCATACCTTTTAAAGAGATTAATGTAGAATTGTATGTTCCATGATAAAGTTACAAGAGAAAGTATGCATCTATAAATTGGTTAAGCAAGACATTGACAAAAAGTTTTATAACAACATATAGGCAAAGCCTCTGATGGAATCAGGGAACATTGTTGATCTTGCTGATCCAAGAATGGAAGGTAAATATGATGGAGAGCAACTGTACAGGGTAGTGCTGGCGGCTTCATACTGTGTGAGACAAACTGCCACGTGGCGTCCCCCAATGAGCGAGGTGAATGAACAATAAGGGCCATGTTTGAATTTGTCTAGGTCTCAACATGATCAcacttattttatgtttttccttgttttttgttttacacAGGTGTTGGAGCTGCTAACCAGTGGAAAAGACAGTGAGGTTGGAAAAAGCTGGAGGATCCCAAAGTTCACCTCTGATGAATTGGATGATTACTCTATGGTTTTCGGATATGATGTACCCTCAGACCTATCTTTGGAGGATTATTTGTGAGAATGAAATGTACGCTTcagtttcaattttctttccatcatacattatattttaggtttttggttttttatttgtgtaattTATCATacgattattttctttagtttgtTTGTGTACCCCTTAGTCCAGTTTGAATtggttgagaaaatattttttttggggGATTGAACAGTGGAGGGAGAGCgtaagaatattattattatttccgTGAAGATTTTAGGGAAATACTGATAATACCAGAGACATTTTCGTCTGTGTCCAGTTTTGGTATATAAAAGTATAGtttgtctttgttttgttttgatgtaAGGTAGTCAGAGAAAAACATTCAGAGAAAGTTCGAATAGAAAGGCAAATGAAAACAAATCACACAATTTTCCAAATATATCTAGCATAAATATGCTGCTGTCAtcctttttatttatgataaaaaataggTGAATGTGCTGTTTTTGTAACacttttcacaaaaatatataatttttcagaaCAAGAAAAGATTTGTTATCAAATACGAGTTGTCTTGGAAGatataatttatactatttagttaAAAGTTTAAATCTCAAGCGTACTgctatttaattaaatattaaaagtgcttttttaaGATAATCTCCTCTTTTGTGCGTAAATtagaatgaatattttttatgacttattttttatgaatttgttttatttttttccctagaaaaaaaattttacaCGGTTtttgttggaatttaagagtattagagacaattttTAGATTcttgaagagttacaattattcatgaaaagttacataaagagttacaattattaatGAAGAGTTATCATTAATGAAAAGTTACAAGCATTCATGAAGcgttaccattcatgaagaattacaattatttcatgaagagttgttattcatgaaaacttacaatatttcatgaagaaaggtaactaatcagaatctggtatctcttggattgatgcctgatcaacatctatataaagggatctTGTGCTCTACTGGAATTAATTCagtcattctcttaacacacaaatcaattcttgagaatcatattcttgtttaaacGNNNNNNNNNNNNNNNNNNNNNNNNNNNNNNNNNNNNNNNNNNNNNNNNNNNNNNNNNNNNNNNNNNNNNNNNNNNNNNNNNNNNNNNNNNNNNNNNNNNNNNNNNNNNNNNNNNNNNNNNNNNNNNNNNNNNNNNNNNNNNNNNNNNNNNNNNNNNNNNNNNNNNNNNNNNNNNNNNNNNNNNNNNNNNNNNNNNNNNNNNNNNNNNNNNNNNNNNNNNNNNNNNNNNNNNNNNNNNNNNNNNNNNNNNNNNNNNNNNNNNNNNNNNNNNNNNNNNNNNNNNNNNNNNNNNNNNNNNNNNNNNNNNNNNNNNNNNNNNNNNNNNNNNNNNNNNNNNNNNNNNNNNNNNNNNNNNNNNNNNNNNNNNNNNNNNNNNNNNNNNNNNNNNNNNNNNNNNNNNNNNNNNNNNNNNNNNNNNNNNNNNNNNNNNNNNNNNNNNNNNNNNNNNNNNNNNNNNNNNNNNNNNNNNNNNNNNNNNNNNNNNNNNNNNNNNNNNNNNNNNNNNNNNNNNNNNNNNNNNNNNNNNNNNNNNNNNNNNNNNNNNNNNNNNNNNNNNNNNNNNNNNNNNNNNNNNNNNNNNNNNNNNNNNNNNNNNNNNNNNNNNNNNNNNNNNNNNNNNNNNNNNNNNNNNNNNNNNNNNNNNNNNNNNNNNNNNNNNNNNNNNNNNNNNNNNNNNNNNNNNNNNNNNNNNNNNNNNNNNNNNNNNNNNNNNNNNNNNNNNNNNNNNNNNNNNNNNNNNNNNNNNNNNNNNNNNNNNNNNNNNNNNNNNNNNNNNNNNNNNNNNNNNNNNNNNNNNNNNNNNNNNNNNNNNNNNNNNNNNNNNNNNNNNNNNNNNNNNNNNNNNNNNNNNNNNNNNNNNNNNNNNNNNNNNNNNNNNNNNNNNNNNNNNNNNNNNNNNNNNNNNNNNNNNNNNNNNNNNNNNNNNNNNNNNNNNNNNNNNNNNNNNNNNNNNNNNNNNNNNNNNNNNNNNNNNNNNNNNNNNNNNNNNNNNNNNNNNNNNNNNNNNNNNNNNNNNNNNNNNNNNNNNNNNNNNNNNNNNNNNNNNNNNNNNNNNNNNNNNNNNNNNNNNNNNNNNNNNNNNNNNNNNNNNNNNNNNNNNNNNNNNNNNNNNNNNNNNNNNNNNNNNNNNNNNNNNNNNNNNNNNNNNNNNNNNNNNNNNNNNNNNNNNNNNNNNNNNNNNNNNNNNNNNNNNNNNNNNNNNNNNNNNNNNNNNNNNNNNNNNNNNNNNNNNNNNNNNNNNNNNNNNNNNNNNNNNNNNNNNNNNNNNNNNNNNNNNNNNNNNNNNNNNNNNNNNNNNNNNNNNNNNNNNNNNNNNNNNNNNNNNNNNNNNNNNNNNNNNNNNNNNNNNNNNNNNNNNNNNNNNNNNNNNNNNNNNNNNNNNNNNNNNNNNNNNNNNNNNNNNNNNNNNNNNNNNNNNNNNNNNNNNNNNNNNNNNNNNNNNNNNNNNNNNNNNNNNNNNNNNNNNNNNNNNNNNNNNNNNNNNNNNNNNNNNNNNNNNNNNNNNNNNNNNNNNNNNNNNNNNNNNNNNNNNNNNNNNNNNNNNNNNNNNNNNNNNNNNNNNNNNNNNNNNNNNNNNNNNNNNNNNNNNNNNNNNNNNNNNNNNNNNNNNNNNNNNNNNNNNNNNNNNNNNNNNNNNNNNNNNNNNNNNNNNNNNNNNNNNNNNNNNNNNNNNNNNNNNNNNNNNNNNNNNNNNNNNNNNNNNNNNNNNNNNNNNNNNNNNNNNNNNNNNNNNNNNNNNNNNNNNNNNNNNNNNNNNNNNNNNNNNNNNNNNNNNNNNNNNNNNNNNNNNNNNNNNNNNNNNNNNNNNNNNNNNNNNNNNNNNNNNNNNNNNNNNNNNNNNNNNNNNNNNNNNNNNNNNNNNNNNNNNNNNNNNNNNNNNNNNNNNNNNNNNNNNNNNNNNNNNNNNNNNNNNNNNNNNNNNNNNNNNNNNNNNNNNNNNNNNNNNNNNNNNNNNNNNNNNNNNNNNNNNNNNNNNNNNNNNNNNNNNNNNNNNNNNNNNNNNNNNNNNNNNNNNNNNNNNNNNNNNNNNNNNNNNNNNNNNNNNNNNNNNNNNNNNNNNNNNNNNNNNNNNNNNNNNNNNNNNNNNNNNNNNNNNNNNNNNNNNNNNNNNNNNNNNNNNNNNNNNNNNNNNNNNNNNNNNNNNNNNNNNNNNNNNNNNNNNNNNNNNNNNNNNNNNNNNNNNNNNNNNNNNNNNNNNNNNNNNNNNNNNNNNNNNNNNNNNNNNNNNNNNNNNNNNNNNNNNNNNNNNNNNNNNNNNNNNNNNNNNNNNNNNNNNNNNNNNNNNNNNNNNNNNNNNNNNNNNNNNNNNNNNNNNNNNNNNNNNNNNNNNNNNNNNNNNNNNNNNNNNNNNNNNNNNNNNNNNNNNNNNNNNNNNNNNNNNNNNNNNNNNNNNNNNNNNNNNNNNNNNNNNNNNNNNNNNNNNNNNNNNNNNNNNNNNNNNNNNNNNNNNNNNNNNNTTAGGAAAGTGTGTACTCACGCCTAGAAGATTATATCAAGTCTACagtgttgttcatcttgtttccctaagttattggaaaattgttccaacagtTTTTACTGTAAGATTTAATGTCTTttacccatcccagaatttctccaggttAAGCACGCTTAATCATGAAGTTCTTATGTTAGGCTtacgaaaagtaaatgcatttttggtgatatgggtagccaaatcaattcctttaagttattcTTCAACtatatagtctcatacctatacagtctccagatccctctcattccggtgtatgttcgattcgtccatgtgtcccttccactggaagcctgccaggagccgttccttgtctgtgcccctacaccatgcctcttgcaccgacgatcactccccgcacTCGTGAGTGCCCGGGTGTGacatttaacatatataaaaattacttgacATCTTAAATTACTATATAGATGATAATATAAAGATATTCTCACTTCATTTAAATTCATAAAGCAgtctaaaacacttaaaaatttcaataaaagtaacGTACAAAAACATTCAATTATTAGACgacaatacaaaaatattttcacactCCCACAGtcagtatatataatttaaattcatgaatttgaaatctttgtttatttatttgagaaattAACTTCTTTCTTGGATACTTTTGTTAGATCTTAATAGAAATAACAGTAAGGGAAATGATTTGAAATCCCTCCTCTGTTTATTCATAAGAATGAGGTATATACAGAGGATGTGTGTATATGGTTCTGTCATGGCAACATAACAAAGATAAAACGTAAGCTAACTATCAAGTAGGTTAAAAGTTGACTTAACCAAGTAACActccaattaattttcttaagcTTTCAAATCTATCATTCTTCAAGACTTTAGTCACTGCATTAGCTAGCTTCAAATCTGAAGGCACCATTGGAACTGAGGATAAACAACATCTCTGCCATAAATCTGTCTTGCAGTACACCACAAAAACTCTTTTCCTTATTCACCAAATCTCTTAGAAAATGAAACCTTGCTTCTCCTATGGCTTACTGAATTTCTGGACATAAACCATGACTTTTAtgtgtattttgaaatactttttaattgtaCTTTCTGGAATCTAAAATGAAAATCCTAGACTAGAAGATCAAACTGAAAATTTCTAGCATATGCGGGGGTGAAGAATGGGATTATGGAGGTGCAGGAAAAAAGAGCCAATAAACTATGTTTGGGTTTTGCATCTTTGTGCTTCGAAAGTCATTCATTTTAGGTAACGGTATGGTAGCCGAAAGCccatcataaaaacaaaataagacaTGTCATTTATTTGGGTTAGATATGCCCATCATAACTAATCGGACATGTTATATATAGGTATGGATCacattaaatgttaaatatgcacactaaattttataaacatgttGGCACTTATGTTTTGTTAATGTTAATATAGGTTATTTATCAAAGGACTGAATggaataataaattacaaaatttaagaattttatttgtGCTGTTAAATTTAAGAAGGAGAGCACACTTATCAAATTCAAGAACCAAATTGTTATTCAATCATGTCTctcatgtttaatatttttatctatgtaaGAAATTGTGGAGATTGTTAacatatcttaattttttttagttttttctcaaatataagTACAATAAtactcacatttttttaaataccaTCGTTTTAGCATATTTTAAgaactttttattgtttaaaaaaatactattcaaCCGAGAGATACGATCtttcaacaatttaatttatgtattcaaaataatctaaatattcAACAACAATAGACCTAGTTACAcccggaaaaaaaaaatcagggatatcttaaaattgatttattttaccAAGATTAAATGAAATGACACAGAAttattccattttaattaatgCTTTTGTgtaataacattaacaaattatttgtttttaaaaaatgaatattagtttgatatAATTCACTTCATATCAAATTagagtatttttaaaaatatattcaaacctAGTTTTTTACCCCTTAATCCGTTTTCCAATTAAAATTACCCATTTTACACCCGCTATGGATATCTTGAATcataataactttaaaattttattgaaataattaacttacaattttatattatatatataatttaaatctaaaaataaaaaagattttttctGTGGACGTAGGAGATATTTGTCAGTGTACttgtaaatgaaaataactgGTGCCAAcctgcaaataaaaataaaaaaatggaagagtgcataaaacaaagaaaagacaGGACCACGTAACCTAGGTTGGATTCTAGCTTACCACATCTTCTTCCATCGAGCACTATCAACTAATGCTGAATagtaacataaatataaaaggttgaaaatgaaagaacGGATTTATCCAAAAACACAGTCCCTTCAATTCAATATCATCTCTGGTTGGTTGGTTGTAACTTTCTATGCCAtggtaaaagaagaagaaacagtTATAAGCAAGAGTGGGAGACCAAACCCTAACATGCTATCTTTTACTAGATTTGTGGAGTCCTAACCCCCATATCAACATCTGCACATGTTACATGTTGCTGTCGGAAATTAATTACTTGCTATGCCTCCCTATTTTGCTTTACATCTTTTTGCGTCCTTCATTGCAGTAGTGTTGGTGAATCATACCAGAAGTGTTGTGTTGTGCTGTGTCGTGTTGACTATGCATACATACGGTAACACTGTGGGGTCATCCGTAGAGGAGTTTAGTGGGGGTGATGATGAACATAAGTTGATAAGTTTAATGGACCACACGCGACAGTGCTGCTGCAACCAGACAGCTGAGCCCACAAGGGGGTGGTTTCAACGAGTGGCGCACGTGAAGGGGGTATGGGCCTGGCCCACTCTGTAGCCCATTTGACATTGACCCCACGTGAAACAAGTAACCGACACCTTTTCGTCTTCATTCTTCCATccctgttattattattattcatataaaacGCAGCCTCCCACTGTCCGTATCACTTTTCAGTTTTTTCAAcaccaaattaaataaaaatgttttcgtGCTAATAATTTGAATGATCCTCGTTGTAACCAGTTCCCCAAGAATCACATTTTCGTCTTCATTTCCGCGTCAACAATCTTGTTCTCAAGTAAATTTGTCTCAAATTTAACcgataatatttttcaatattaattaataaaggAAAACGACATTTCATTCTAAAACTACTCCTAAAATTGTTGAAATTCGTCGTCGTTTTACactgaattaattaatttgtgaaaaaaaaaattatataacttctCTAAGAAATCACTTACTGGGAGGAGaagtaatatttatatacttgATCTTTCAAGAATACTGGGATAAAAATacagaaataaatatattcttagtttcaattttgtttctataGAATGCTGTATggataaatatcaaatttaaattcgAGGAACTATAAAGAGACAAAAATAACTATACtctttaattgtttcaattaGTTTCCATAtgatatatcaaatttaaattggaGGGACAATAAAGAgacaaaaatttcattttaatttgattaaggATTATGTGAGAGTGAGACAGATATTCAACCTTGTATTGTTATTCTTCAACatactaattattaattaaaattaggcttaataaatatttttattattttttcattttaatttttctatcgttaaaaaatttagttaaataactcaattttacaaaatattaatttgtgatCCGTAAATACGTAACTTAAAATTGTCAttgtttatttgtatataattttaccgtttattaaatgaaaagtaCTATAGTTACGTTATTACACCTTTAAAAATCGAGAAtcttaattaaacattttactaATAATGAAACTtaagaaagtaaataaataaagaaatggcaattttctttttttagagaCTAGCAGTCCAATATCCCACACTTTAAAaagtgataatttattttaaaaatactttaaaatataatttaatcaattcTTGCCAGCATACATcataagaatcaaaatatataaagttaaatttataaataaataaaaaattcacatgTCAATAAATATCGAATTAGTATAGAATCTATTTTCAAATCAGTTAGGTAAAACAATGAATTTTGATATCCTAATTATATCAACATTTCAAAATCCATTAATTATCTGacatcatataaaaatttattaaaaaatacaaagtgAAGACCAGACtaaatttatgataaagaaCAAACAAAGGCTTCTCCTTTTAACAAAgtagagaaatatatatatagcaaCGTTTGATTCTACAATGAGTGATACCACTCTTGGGGGAGGTTCGATACACACATCATGATAAAACATTGTCTGCTTTGGATTAAGCCCTTAcaggtttgcttttggtaccacttcAAAAGACttcttaccattggagatatctatgtgtatttaaacccttgaccagtccttctttcactcaatgtgagactttgtttgtactcCAACATTCTTCACATGACTTTCAAATCATCTTTCTCAACAATCTTTTaagccttgttcacttgagtgaatttgagggagagtaattgaatggatttgagaggatttgaaggtaattttttttgttgtttatttgagtgaatttggaggtaaatgagagtgaatttagaagtaaagtttgtgagaattaatgtaggatttaatttatgtgacaaattaaaaaaacgtacttcaaaattcactctcacttatctccaaatctatttaaataaataacaaaaaaatttatcttcaaatcctcttaaatcctctcaattactctccctgaAATCCACTCAAGTTAACAAGACCTTAATGATACTTAAGTTA
This genomic stretch from Vigna radiata var. radiata cultivar VC1973A chromosome 7, Vradiata_ver6, whole genome shotgun sequence harbors:
- the LOC106767602 gene encoding probable receptor-like serine/threonine-protein kinase At5g57670 isoform X1, encoding MVLPSPAKILIGLSLDPEDSKELLSWAVRVLANPNDTIVAVHVLVTADKKKRVSVRKRQSQLRQAKAYVISVLGEFAQTCWSKQVNLEARVALNSTVGEGLVEETKSINADFLLIRGSRNQTNKNGSSKGIARYCFEHAHEGCTMVSVGRRGKADQSVKPNSTHCQVDNRQPNSRRFKKEKQCDKGVSPVLEDYISGIKAQNRSPRTVLNGLEGQSNSTEDDTFSTRVSSTTYTPSLDSKIKSRSKIKPQFSFRFIVSFLASPFRRKNFNFYRSEKRQPLLKCFSYEQISNATNDFHQDNLVGRGGYSEVYKGDLSDGRTIAVKRLAKDNKDPNKEKEFLMELGVIGHVCHPNTATLVGCCIENGLYLIFNYSQNGNLATSLHGKGGDSLDWPIRYKIAIGVARGLHYLHKCCKHRIIHRDIKASNVLLGPDYEPQIADFGLAKWLPNKWTHHAVIPVEGTFGYLAPEYFMHGIVDEKTDVFAFGILLLEIVTGRRPVDSSKQNLLLWAKPLMESGNIVDLADPRMEGKYDGEQLYRVVLAASYCVRQTATWRPPMSEVLELLTSGKDSEVGKSWRIPKFTSDELDDYSMVFGYDVPSDLSLEDYL
- the LOC106767602 gene encoding probable receptor-like serine/threonine-protein kinase At5g57670 isoform X2, with translation MVLPSPAKILIGLSLDPEDSKELLSWAVRVLANPNDTIVAVHVLVTADKKKRVSVRKRQSQLRQAKAYVISVLGEFAQTCWSKQVNLEARVALNSTVGEGLVEETKSINADFLLIRGSRNQTNKNGSSKGIARYCFEHAHEGCTMVSVGRRGKADQSVKPNSTHCQDNRQPNSRRFKKEKQCDKGVSPVLEDYISGIKAQNRSPRTVLNGLEGQSNSTEDDTFSTRVSSTTYTPSLDSKIKSRSKIKPQFSFRFIVSFLASPFRRKNFNFYRSEKRQPLLKCFSYEQISNATNDFHQDNLVGRGGYSEVYKGDLSDGRTIAVKRLAKDNKDPNKEKEFLMELGVIGHVCHPNTATLVGCCIENGLYLIFNYSQNGNLATSLHGKGGDSLDWPIRYKIAIGVARGLHYLHKCCKHRIIHRDIKASNVLLGPDYEPQIADFGLAKWLPNKWTHHAVIPVEGTFGYLAPEYFMHGIVDEKTDVFAFGILLLEIVTGRRPVDSSKQNLLLWAKPLMESGNIVDLADPRMEGKYDGEQLYRVVLAASYCVRQTATWRPPMSEVLELLTSGKDSEVGKSWRIPKFTSDELDDYSMVFGYDVPSDLSLEDYL